ggtgccctccctgtgccctccacttccggtgccctttctgtgccctcctgtttgtgtggtcacggttaagtcacgtcaacattttatattactatttatttttatcttattatatctataaaaaaataatataaaatatcatgaccacacaaaataggtgGGCACGAAAAAAACACCGAAAGTTGAGTGTAAACAATCCTTGTCTCTAAAAAAAGGCAGTGTGGTCACGCTGCTAAATCTTTGGACATGttttaattctcttttcttttaatttcccagaaaacaaCACAAACATCAACTTCGTTTTCTTGTTTAAAAGGCTGTGCCACGTGCATACACAGTCTGTCAAACGAAAAGCTCAAGTGAACCCACAATCTCGTTATGACACGTGACATGTGACACCTGGCTCATGACATCTTACTGTGCCATGTTCACGTGAAGCCCCTCACATCACATGTTGAGATTTTGATCTTCCTCCACGTTGGGGACCTCATCATGTGACTTTTAAGAATCCCAATCAAAACCCATTCAACAAATATTGTAAAAGTGCTcgtgttttatgattggataatGGATAATgctttgtacccatatattgaTATTTTACCCAAACTTTGATAAGAGAAGATTTTGGATAATGTGAAAACAATGTAACTTAATTTAGGAAAAATATAGCTTTTCTTTTAGAGTACAACTTTGTGGGGTTGGATTAGAGTATCAATTAGCCAGTTATGTACTTAACGTAATTGCAATTAAGAAGAAAATTGTGTATATCtgtttttaattgattttccaagcttttaataattcaaaatgatAATCCTGTTCCAAAACTTGAAACAAACATTGTCCGCGAtgttgaaaacaaagaaaacaaaagcaatcaagaacaatgaaagaAAGAGGTGTTAGAACTTTCCTGGGCTTTTTGTAGGCATGAAGATGAGCAAAAGTTGAAGTGCGATGTGACGTGCTTTGTAACTAATTAACTTCCCCGAACTTTAATCTTTTATAAATTCagcgtttatatatttagcTCTATTCCCTTCTTTTTCACACAATCATACAAGTATTGTAGTTACCAAACTGCCATCGATCATATATAGCTGCGACCTGTGCTTAAGTATTGTAGTTAACAAAAAGTAAATAGAGTCTACTCATTTGCTTCTTTCAATGATATACACTATTATTATCAGATGGTACAAAGCCAAAATATTTTACAAAGCAACCCAATATATCCCAAATAACACAATCACCATGCATGTAGATGTACTCTTTATTACACCCGATGTATACCAACAAACACAAAAGCATATCAATCACTAAAAGAACAAAGTAAGCTAGTgatatgaagaaaaaagaaaaagaaatcaacAATATATCAACGAGACTCGCACACAACGTAAGGTACCAACTGATGTCATACATATGTCTACACGTCCCGAACGTGGAAGACGTTGGGGTTTTTAATGACAATATCGTACATGTAAACAGAGTTGAACTTGGAGAAGTCTCTGGGGAGAGAGATTAGATCGATCGAAGATCGCTTGTGGAATTGGAAGAGATCGGGATCACCTCCATAGTACCTCTCCCATCCTAACCCCGTCAATATTTGCTCGAGCGTTGAGTAGGACGACACCACCTGCCCACTCGGCAAGTGCACCAAAGCCTTCCTCCTAGTCGATGTCTCGGCCTGCGGATTTTCCACCAGGCGAATCACCCCATTATTATTGAAAACCCAAACCCCAGACATTTTTTCGTTCTGGTTGCTAGAACTAGGGTTTTCTCTGGTGGGCAGTATTGGTTGTAATGTGTTGCTGTTTCTTTGGAGAAAGGGGAGgagaaggaaatggagtgggTTGCTGTGAGAAAACAGGTGGTCGGAGGgggtatatatatgtgtgtcaAAGGGACAAATAAAAACAAGAGGGAATACTCTATGAGTGGGAGTGAGAAACTGAAAAGGATGGTGATTGTGGGACCTAATGGGATTAAAAACAAGAGGGTGCATGGATGCGCGTAGGGTTTTTTGATTTAGGGCACAAATCATCACCATCAACATCCAATTCCGTGGGGTTGGGGTTTGGAAGAATCTTTGTGTAGCTTAATTGttctcctttttctctttttatttttaggtgATGGGGAATCTTTGTATACAAATGCATGCCACTGTTCATTAATTAAGAAAAGATTCAAAAAGGAAAGTCAATGATGGAAAGACGCTGCACTCACTTATATCACGAGATGTCCACGTGAAGGGGGTGGGAGTGACTAGGGGCTGTTATTTCTTGTGTGGATCTTGGGATGTTGGTGGGTTTTCCGACTGAAAGCTGCTGTTTGGGATTATTGTTGGAAAAACGTAGTCATTTATAATTGCTTTTAACCTTAAAGGCTTTGCCCTAGTTAAGTTGTCAAATCCGGCTTGTTGTATTTTGTGATTCTTTGCAGTGtgattttcgaatttccaaCTCGGAAAGAAAAGTATTAGCAATGTGGTCAGTAAATATGTGAGATTGGTGGCAAGTCACGGTTATTCACACTTTCTTCTGGGtttcgaacccaagacctccagtttttagTTTAAAGGAAGCCTTGCAATCCGCATTTTACCACTGGGCCACCAACTCGTGGTTTGTATACTGTATTAGTTGATATAATTTTAATGAGCCTTTGAATAGATTAAGTGAATACCCAAAATTGTAGTCATTTTATTTCTATCTTTCTACATAACCGAAGAATAGAAAAGATTCTTTAAGAGTATCTGGTCCCAGAAATGCATGATAATTCAAATGTGATTTGGTCTTCCTCAATACTGTTTcaattttaatcatttttttttctatttgttttaagGTATGACTATAGATGGTAAAGGTGCACGCCTTGAGTTCTTCCCAAACGGATCAACACACATCTAATTGCATGCATATTTTATTAAATGCGTCTTCATGTGGTGCTTGAAACTAAATTGGTagagtatacacacacacacacacacacacacatatatatatatagggagttattattagcactccaaaaatctcatttggcactccaaactttctataattagaaagaaaaatacacttgtgaggagtgtaaaatgagatttttggaaagctaataacaattccatatatatatatatatatttctggtaatgctaggtagatcaaatttgcaaattatgcaatgtgtcaccaataggaaattaacattttaatcaactcttaataatccaatcatcaaccaTCACGTcatatagtttacaaaatttattcTAAATAGTTGGTCTCCCTGATATCCCTTTACTTTCACACTAGGGTTTGACTCTTACTACCCCCTCCCCAATCTTTGGCTTCTTTTGTGCCAAAGAGTTCATGTACTAAAAAATTATGTACTAAATTTGCCAACATGATCTTCTTCGGATCCTCTTTACAAGGATTCTGGGGATCTGTAAATcgtgtccgtttatcgtacattgtgcagtcagtttttgtcaggtattgtttgtgttcaattttaaataaaaaaaattaaaatgatttctgattacacgatatacgatgaacatacACAATTCACGATTCTCCCGAATTCTCACAGAGAGGATCCGAATTTCTAAATTAGTAATCTGTTGATAAGACCTATAgtttaaaaacaaaagtaaaggaCCAAGGCTGAGCTTGAATACATAATCCAAAAACATTCATTAATGGTTAATAACTAGCTGAAAACATCAAAGTTCGATCCAACTAGGTTTAGGTTTATTCATacattaagggtgcgtttggtacgtgggacgggacgggacggaacgggacgaggcgttccgtcccgcgtttggtgcgccaaaaatgggtggaacgggctgttccatgggacagattttgggtgtttttgcgttccacctccccccctggaacgggtttgttccacatctgtggaacacaatgttttaccattttaagacaaatataccccatgtctttttcaaaaattacaccttcgttccgtcccgtcccgtcccgtcccgttccgtcccgtcccgtcccgtcccgtctgcgtaccaaacgcaccctaagtgAAAGCAAATGATGAGATACTAAGTACTTTTATTATTGAGATTAGACAGTTGATTATTTTCCCTAATCATTTTATTATTAAGATTTCTCCCA
Above is a window of Malus sylvestris chromosome 15, drMalSylv7.2, whole genome shotgun sequence DNA encoding:
- the LOC126604325 gene encoding flowering-promoting factor 1; translated protein: MSGVWVFNNNGVIRLVENPQAETSTRRKALVHLPSGQVVSSYSTLEQILTGLGWERYYGGDPDLFQFHKRSSIDLISLPRDFSKFNSVYMYDIVIKNPNVFHVRDV